A genomic segment from Salipiger sp. CCB-MM3 encodes:
- a CDS encoding calcium-binding protein, which yields MAVLRSYVSLDMSNDEVWYGDLLESSSARFTVSDGYRTGTYFGDFSYGEYGEISGSLTGIKEWVGSNLRFSLQDFEADAYTFFYTLADGETVDTYSYLLKGKDKVYGGSGSDVLLGFSGRDVLKGGGAGDELSGGKGNDKLSGGAGRDSLWGGRGADVLNGGQGNDILEGNAGQDTFVFGDGHGRDRIVDFQDDIDTVSLSADLWDGDLTKRQVINKFAEIKFGNMIFDFGDERLVLEDFKNMQDLRDDLLIV from the coding sequence ATGGCGGTTCTGAGAAGTTATGTCTCTCTAGATATGTCTAATGACGAAGTTTGGTATGGGGATCTCTTAGAAAGTAGCTCTGCTCGCTTTACAGTGTCGGACGGGTATCGCACTGGAACGTACTTCGGCGATTTTTCCTATGGTGAATATGGTGAAATATCAGGGTCGCTGACCGGGATAAAAGAATGGGTTGGTTCGAATCTACGGTTTTCACTTCAAGATTTTGAAGCGGACGCATACACGTTCTTTTATACACTCGCGGATGGGGAAACCGTCGATACGTACTCCTACCTCTTGAAAGGCAAAGACAAAGTCTATGGTGGGAGTGGCAGCGACGTTCTGCTGGGCTTTTCTGGTAGAGACGTGCTGAAAGGCGGAGGCGCTGGTGACGAGTTGTCCGGAGGGAAAGGCAACGACAAGCTTTCGGGTGGAGCTGGGCGAGATTCCCTGTGGGGCGGCCGCGGTGCGGATGTTCTTAACGGCGGCCAAGGCAACGACATTTTGGAGGGGAACGCCGGACAAGACACGTTCGTATTTGGCGACGGCCACGGTCGTGATCGGATTGTTGATTTTCAAGACGACATTGATACCGTCAGTTTGAGTGCAGACCTTTGGGATGGGGACCTTACAAAACGTCAAGTGATTAATAAATTTGCGGAAATTAAGTTCGGAAATATGATCTTCGACTTTGGCGACGAACGTTTAGTTCTCGAAGATTTCAAAAATATGCAGGATTTGCGCGACGACCTTTTAATTGTCTAA